In one Pungitius pungitius chromosome 13, fPunPun2.1, whole genome shotgun sequence genomic region, the following are encoded:
- the LOC119214447 gene encoding RING finger protein 122-like isoform X2, with product MSSEERLQLPLNFYITILGIGLFILILTFIFCCYMFRLRRQGAGEQYGYNEVVLKRAGKKLSLIGQTCAVCLEEFGSRDELGVCPCSHSFHKKCLLKWLEIRNVCPMCNKPICRLRPDPPSVPEPFQDLLVL from the exons ATGTCATCCGAGGAGCGCTTGCAACTGCCACTCAACTTCTACATCACCATCCTGGGCATCGGCCTCTTCATCCTAATACTCACCTTCATCTTCTGCTGCTACATGTTCAG ACTCAGACGACAAGGAGCTGGAGAACAGTATGGTTACAACGAG GTGGTTTTGAAAAGAGCGGGCAAGAAGCTGAGCCTAATTGGT CAAACGTGTGCAGTGTGCTTGGAGGAGTTTGGCAGCAGGGATGAGCTCGGCGTGTGCCCTTGCTCCCATTCTTTTCACAAGAA GTGTCTGCTGAAATGGTTGGAGATCCGCAATGTCTGCCCCATGTGCAACAAACCCATTTGCCGCCTACGGCCTGACCCGCCTTCAGTACCTGAACCGTTCCAGGATCTCCTGGTGCTCTGA
- the LOC119214447 gene encoding RING finger protein 122-like isoform X1, translating to MHPVPWCNASQQTNSRKKNKSCRYTGSFSTIGCTALAVSSDLRLHNHDYCKMSSEERLQLPLNFYITILGIGLFILILTFIFCCYMFRLRRQGAGEQYGYNEVVLKRAGKKLSLIGQTCAVCLEEFGSRDELGVCPCSHSFHKKCLLKWLEIRNVCPMCNKPICRLRPDPPSVPEPFQDLLVL from the exons ATGCATCCCGTTCCATGGTGTAACG CTTCTCAGCAGACAAATTCTCGGAAAAAGAATAAGTCTTGTAGATATACCGGAAGCTTCTCGACAATAGGCTGCACTGCTCTTGCTGTGTCAAG TGACCTTAGATTGCACAACCACGACTACTGCAAGATGTCATCCGAGGAGCGCTTGCAACTGCCACTCAACTTCTACATCACCATCCTGGGCATCGGCCTCTTCATCCTAATACTCACCTTCATCTTCTGCTGCTACATGTTCAG ACTCAGACGACAAGGAGCTGGAGAACAGTATGGTTACAACGAG GTGGTTTTGAAAAGAGCGGGCAAGAAGCTGAGCCTAATTGGT CAAACGTGTGCAGTGTGCTTGGAGGAGTTTGGCAGCAGGGATGAGCTCGGCGTGTGCCCTTGCTCCCATTCTTTTCACAAGAA GTGTCTGCTGAAATGGTTGGAGATCCGCAATGTCTGCCCCATGTGCAACAAACCCATTTGCCGCCTACGGCCTGACCCGCCTTCAGTACCTGAACCGTTCCAGGATCTCCTGGTGCTCTGA